One Chaetodon trifascialis isolate fChaTrf1 chromosome 21, fChaTrf1.hap1, whole genome shotgun sequence genomic window carries:
- the pdk2a gene encoding pyruvate dehydrogenase (acetyl-transferring) kinase isozyme 2, mitochondrial: protein MKFVRFMMKNAALASVPKHIEHFSKFSPSPLSMKQFLDFGSNNACEKTSFVFLRQELPVRLSNIMKEINLLPDKLLTTQSVQTVQSWYIQSLMEILEFLDKNPDDHKVLGEFVDALVTIRNRHNDVVPTMAQGIIEYKEAFPQDPVTNQNIQYFLDRFYMSRISIRMLINQHTLIFDGTTNPVHPNTIGCIDPHCQVGDVVQDAFHSAKMLCDQYYLRSPDLMLQEMNHKKKHPISIVYVPSHLYHMLFELFKNAMRATIETHESSNNLPPIQVMVSLGGEDMSIKVSDKGGGVPFRRIENLYSYMYSTAPAPQIGEHARPPLAGFGYGLPISRLYAKYFQGDLQLYSMEGHGTDAVIYLKALSTDSIERLPVYNKTALKNYKVSQEADDWCIPSKEPLDLSNYRMAK, encoded by the exons ATGAAGTTCGTCAGGTTCATGATGAAAAATGCCGCTTTGGCCAGTGTGCCCAAACACATCGAACACTTCTCCAAATTCTCCCCCTCACCGCTCTCCATGAAGCAGTTTCTCGATTTCG GGTCCAACAACGCCTGCGAGAAGACGTCCTTCGTCTTTCTGAGGCAGGAGCTCCCCGTCAGACTCTCAAACATTATGAAGGAGATAAACCTGCTGCCTGACAAGCTGCTCACCACCCAGTCCGTGCAGACGGTGCAGAGCTG GTACATCCAGAGTTTAATGGAGATCCTGGAATTCCTCGACAAGAACCCCGATGACCACAAAGTCCTGGGAGA GTTTGTTGACGCCCTGGTTACCATCAGGAACAGGCACAACGACGTGGTGCCGACGATGGCCCAGGGCATCATCGAGTACAAGGAGGCCTTCCCCCAGGACCCAGTAACCAACCAGAACATCCAGTACTTCCTGGACCGCTTCTACATGAGCCGCATCTCCATCCGCATGCTCATCAACCAGCACA CTCTCATTTTCGACGGCACCACCAACCCCGTCCACCCAAACACCATCGGCTGCATTGACCCTCACTGTCAGGTCGGAGACGTCGTCCAGG ATGCCTTCCACAGTGCCAAGATGCTCTGCGACCAGTACTACCTCCGCTCCCCAGATCTGATGCTGCAGGAGATGAACC ACAAGAAGAAGCACCCGATAAGCATCGTGTACGTGCCCTCTCACCTCTATCACATGCTGTTTGAGCTCTTTAAG aatGCCATGAGGGCCACCATCGAGACCCATGAGAGCAGCAACAACCTTCCACCCATTCAAGTCATGGTGTCTCTTGGAGGCGAGGACATGTCAATCAAG GTGAGTGACAAGGGTGGCGGCGTCCCCTTTCGAAGGATCGAGAACCTTTACAGCTACATGTACTCCACCGCCCCGGCTCCACAGATAGGAGAGCACGCACGGCCTCCACTG GCTGGCTTCGGCTACGGTCTGCCCATCTCTCGTCTCTACGCCAAGTACTTCCAGGGGGACCTGCAGCTCTACTCCATGGAGGGCCACGGCACAGACGCTGTCATCTACTTGAAG GCGCTGTCCACAGACTCCATCGAGAGGCTGCCGGTGTACAACAAAACTGCTCTGAAGAACTACAAAGTGAGC